Proteins encoded within one genomic window of Spirochaetota bacterium:
- a CDS encoding molybdenum cofactor guanylyltransferase, protein MHSNDISAFIIAGGKSSRFGEDKAVFLYHGKPLIEHVIEAIRPVFNRIAIIGDDAEKFDYLGLPSHRDIVPGIGPLGGLYTALRVADTGRIFIFACDMPGLNTGLIRHMIELSENVDVVIPFIGGFYEPLHAIYSKSCIAPMETLIQEGKRQIFRFFDQVTVRQVTADEIRAYADPEAVFRNINYRIDAEQ, encoded by the coding sequence ATGCATTCCAATGACATATCAGCCTTCATCATTGCCGGCGGCAAAAGCAGCAGGTTCGGCGAGGATAAGGCCGTTTTCTTATACCACGGCAAACCCCTCATCGAGCACGTGATTGAGGCAATACGGCCGGTTTTCAATCGTATCGCCATCATCGGCGACGACGCGGAAAAATTCGATTACCTCGGCCTCCCTTCCCATCGGGACATTGTACCCGGCATCGGTCCCCTCGGTGGATTATATACGGCGCTCCGGGTAGCCGATACCGGACGGATTTTCATATTCGCCTGCGACATGCCGGGCCTTAACACCGGACTGATACGGCACATGATTGAACTTTCCGAAAACGTTGATGTAGTAATACCTTTTATAGGCGGATTTTACGAACCGCTCCACGCGATATATTCAAAGTCATGCATTGCCCCGATGGAGACACTCATACAGGAGGGCAAACGCCAGATTTTCAGATTTTTCGATCAAGTAACCGTCAGGCAGGTAACGGCTGATGAAATTCGGGCATATGCAGACCCTGAGGCAGTCTTCAGAAATATCAATTATCGAATTGACGCGGAGCAATGA
- a CDS encoding 4Fe-4S dicluster domain-containing protein, whose product MSGKAFLVDTTKCSGCRSCQVACKQWNNLPGEKTTFFAGPEYTNPAELTAITFNHVKFFPIDRSNPEKPVWTIMHKKCYHCEEANCLRICPEHAISKLDGWTVIDQSKCIGCGACVNECIYKVPHVLDENMHKYGSEQPLIRDKSYKCHACTVNKRDVPACAYHCPTGALTFGERAALMRKARTRLKQVSTEFPRASLYGDEQFGGLRVITILKDSPDKYGLPLHPKAIDIHKAEAIKDTYRALALFSMGVPTLKRMAYKMAKKMVG is encoded by the coding sequence ATGTCAGGAAAAGCGTTTTTAGTGGATACAACCAAGTGCTCCGGGTGCCGGTCATGCCAGGTGGCGTGCAAGCAGTGGAACAACCTTCCCGGCGAGAAGACCACCTTCTTCGCCGGGCCGGAATACACCAACCCGGCCGAGCTTACGGCGATAACCTTCAACCACGTGAAGTTCTTCCCCATCGATCGTTCAAACCCGGAAAAGCCGGTCTGGACGATCATGCACAAGAAGTGCTATCACTGCGAGGAGGCCAACTGCCTGCGCATTTGCCCAGAGCACGCGATAAGCAAGCTCGACGGGTGGACGGTCATCGACCAGTCAAAATGCATCGGCTGCGGGGCCTGCGTGAACGAATGCATCTACAAGGTTCCCCATGTCCTTGACGAAAACATGCACAAGTACGGGTCGGAACAGCCCCTCATCAGGGACAAGTCGTACAAGTGCCACGCCTGCACGGTGAACAAGCGGGACGTGCCCGCCTGCGCGTATCATTGCCCCACCGGCGCCCTTACCTTCGGGGAGCGGGCGGCCCTGATGCGCAAGGCGCGGACACGGCTGAAACAGGTTTCGACCGAGTTTCCCCGGGCAAGCCTTTACGGCGACGAGCAGTTCGGCGGGCTGCGGGTCATCACGATCCTGAAGGACAGCCCCGACAAATACGGACTGCCGCTCCATCCGAAGGCAATCGACATTCACAAGGCGGAAGCGATCAAGGACACCTACCGCGCCCTGGCGCTCTTCTCCATGGGTGTTCCCACGCTGAAGCGCATGGCCTATAAGATGGCCAAAAAGATGGTGGGATAA
- the fdnG gene encoding formate dehydrogenase-N subunit alpha, with protein sequence MPLSRRDFLKLSGMTAAGAFIGGTAFLSGCKSADKLSGTKESTTICPYCGVGCGLIVSTKGGKIVNIEGDPDHPINQGSLCSKGSALFQVGVNERRLAKVQYRKPYGTEWEEISWEDAIKKIARRVKETRDATFQEKDGDVIVNRTPGIASLGGAALDNEECYVLSKFMRTMGVTYLEHQARIUHSATVAGLAASFGRGAMTNHWIDIKNSDVVFMIGSNAAENHPISFRWIVKGMEERGTKLIVVDPRYTKSASLATLYAPIRSGTDLAFLNGIINYALETNRIQKEYVVEYTNASYLVNPDYKFNDGLFSGYDAGKRNYGDRKTWTYQADDKKIPKRDKSLKNPQCVYQLMKKHYERYTPEKVAAITGCPKDTFLKVAELFTSTHKPDKVANFMYAMGITQHTVGTQNVRALAILQLLMGNMGLAGGGINALRGESNVQGSTDHALLFHIIPGYMPCPSAKDHPTLEAYNKTTPQSNDPMSINWWSNRPKYLVSMLKAWYGDAATKKNDFCYNWLPKFGKPSPYIILFEDMLKGIIKGAFYMGTNPVVGGPNANRNAQAMDKLDWLVAVDLWETDSSVFWKRPGVNPAQIKTEVFLLPAASSVEKEGSISNSGRWAQWRYKAVHPVGKSKSDLDIVDLLFKEIRNLYKKEGGKFPDPILKSNWNYVEEGEHEASPHLVAKEINGYTWPDKDQMKTFMDLKDDGSTACGCWIYCGSYPGSSKNLMARRGTSDASNKIGMFPEWSWCWPLNRRIIYNRAAVNRKGEPWDPNRWVVKWTGSKWKGDIPDGGPKFGPEAKNPFIMNNEGMGRLFSPGKALTDGPFTEHYEPMETPIPNMMNSQKVNPASVIIGEVAGQFGNPGQYPYIGTSYRVVEHWQAGAMTRNLPWLTELVPDMFCEISPTLAAAKGIKHGDKVSIFNARGRITAYALVTERVQPLNVNGRMVEMVGMIWHFGPGCAATGDACNQLTPSIGDANTMIPEFKAFLVDIRKEA encoded by the coding sequence ATGCCTTTATCCCGTAGGGATTTTCTTAAACTCTCGGGAATGACCGCTGCCGGCGCCTTTATCGGCGGCACTGCGTTCCTGAGCGGCTGTAAATCAGCAGATAAACTGAGCGGCACGAAAGAATCGACCACCATTTGCCCGTACTGCGGCGTTGGGTGCGGCCTTATCGTCTCGACCAAGGGCGGTAAGATCGTGAACATCGAAGGCGATCCAGATCATCCCATCAACCAGGGAAGCCTCTGCTCCAAGGGAAGCGCCCTGTTCCAGGTGGGCGTGAACGAGCGTCGTCTCGCCAAGGTGCAGTACCGTAAGCCCTACGGCACCGAGTGGGAAGAAATATCATGGGAAGACGCCATCAAGAAAATTGCCCGCCGCGTCAAGGAAACGCGCGACGCCACGTTCCAGGAAAAGGACGGCGATGTTATCGTGAACCGTACGCCGGGCATCGCGAGCCTCGGCGGCGCCGCCCTCGACAACGAGGAATGCTACGTCCTCTCGAAATTCATGAGGACCATGGGCGTCACCTATCTAGAACATCAGGCCCGTATTTGACACTCCGCAACTGTCGCCGGTCTGGCGGCATCATTCGGCCGGGGTGCCATGACGAATCACTGGATTGATATTAAGAACTCTGACGTTGTTTTCATGATAGGCAGTAACGCTGCCGAAAACCATCCCATTTCATTCCGCTGGATCGTAAAGGGGATGGAGGAGCGCGGGACCAAGCTCATCGTTGTGGATCCCCGCTACACCAAATCGGCCTCCCTCGCGACGCTGTACGCGCCCATTCGGTCCGGTACGGACCTGGCCTTTCTCAACGGCATAATCAATTACGCCCTTGAGACAAACAGGATTCAGAAGGAATACGTGGTGGAATACACCAACGCGTCATACCTGGTGAACCCCGACTACAAGTTCAACGACGGCCTCTTTTCAGGATATGACGCGGGCAAGCGCAATTACGGCGACCGCAAGACCTGGACCTACCAGGCGGATGACAAGAAGATACCCAAAAGGGACAAGTCGCTCAAGAATCCCCAGTGCGTATACCAGCTCATGAAGAAGCATTACGAGCGCTACACGCCGGAGAAAGTGGCGGCAATCACCGGATGCCCGAAGGATACATTCCTCAAGGTCGCCGAGCTGTTCACGTCAACCCACAAACCGGACAAGGTGGCGAACTTCATGTATGCCATGGGCATCACCCAGCACACGGTGGGCACCCAGAACGTGCGGGCGCTGGCAATCCTCCAGCTTCTCATGGGCAACATGGGTCTCGCCGGCGGCGGCATCAACGCCCTCCGCGGCGAATCCAATGTCCAGGGATCGACGGATCACGCCCTCCTTTTCCATATAATACCGGGCTACATGCCGTGCCCCAGCGCCAAGGACCACCCCACCCTGGAAGCGTACAACAAGACGACGCCCCAGAGCAATGACCCGATGAGCATCAACTGGTGGTCTAACAGGCCCAAGTACCTGGTGAGCATGCTGAAAGCCTGGTACGGCGACGCGGCAACGAAGAAAAACGACTTCTGCTATAACTGGCTGCCGAAGTTTGGCAAGCCGTCCCCCTACATAATCCTTTTCGAGGACATGCTGAAAGGCATCATCAAGGGCGCCTTCTACATGGGAACCAACCCGGTCGTGGGCGGTCCCAACGCGAACCGGAACGCCCAGGCCATGGACAAGCTCGACTGGCTCGTCGCGGTAGACCTGTGGGAAACGGATTCGTCGGTGTTCTGGAAGCGTCCGGGAGTGAATCCGGCCCAGATCAAGACAGAGGTATTCCTCCTTCCGGCGGCATCCTCCGTGGAAAAGGAAGGAAGCATTTCCAATTCCGGGCGGTGGGCCCAGTGGCGCTACAAGGCGGTGCACCCGGTTGGCAAATCTAAATCCGACCTGGACATCGTCGACCTTTTGTTCAAGGAAATCAGAAACCTTTACAAAAAAGAAGGGGGCAAGTTTCCCGATCCGATACTTAAATCGAACTGGAATTACGTTGAGGAAGGCGAGCACGAAGCATCGCCGCACCTGGTCGCGAAGGAGATCAACGGCTACACCTGGCCCGACAAGGACCAGATGAAAACCTTCATGGACCTCAAGGACGACGGATCCACCGCCTGCGGATGCTGGATCTACTGCGGCAGCTACCCGGGCTCAAGCAAGAACCTGATGGCGCGCCGCGGAACGAGCGACGCCTCCAACAAGATAGGCATGTTCCCTGAATGGTCCTGGTGCTGGCCCCTGAACCGGCGCATCATTTACAACAGGGCGGCGGTCAACCGCAAGGGCGAGCCGTGGGACCCGAACCGCTGGGTCGTAAAGTGGACCGGCAGCAAATGGAAGGGCGATATCCCGGACGGCGGCCCGAAATTCGGCCCCGAAGCCAAGAACCCCTTCATCATGAACAACGAGGGCATGGGACGCCTCTTCTCTCCCGGCAAGGCTCTCACCGACGGTCCCTTCACCGAGCATTATGAGCCGATGGAGACGCCGATACCGAACATGATGAACAGCCAGAAGGTCAATCCGGCCTCGGTCATTATAGGCGAGGTCGCCGGTCAATTCGGCAATCCCGGCCAGTATCCCTACATCGGAACATCATACCGGGTGGTCGAGCACTGGCAGGCCGGCGCCATGACGCGTAACCTGCCCTGGCTCACGGAGCTCGTTCCCGACATGTTCTGCGAAATAAGCCCCACCCTGGCGGCAGCCAAGGGGATCAAGCACGGCGACAAGGTAAGCATCTTCAACGCCAGGGGCAGGATCACCGCCTACGCACTGGTGACCGAACGCGTCCAGCCCCTTAACGTCAATGGAAGGATGGTCGAGATGGTAGGCATGATCTGGCATTTCGGCCCGGGATGCGCCGCCACCGGCGACGCTTGCAACCAGCTCACCCCCTCGATCGGGGACGCCAACACCATGATCCCTGAATTCAAGGCGTTCCTGGTGGACATCAGGAAGGAGGCATAA
- a CDS encoding peroxiredoxin: MLSCAKEAEPGRSHREREERGPVSLINRRAPVFSLDAFQGGVIKKISLGDFRGKWLVLYFYPADFTFVCPTELKELADFYPEFKKLGAEIAGVSTDSVYVHRAWHGQNELVKAVTYPMLSDRNGRLSRAFGVYNEDAGTAYRASFVINPDGVIVACEIHDDAIGRSAEELLRKVSAAVTVGKGGGYCPAGWKQGEALIKPQ; this comes from the coding sequence ATGCTCTCGTGCGCAAAGGAAGCTGAGCCGGGCCGGTCCCATCGGGAACGGGAGGAGCGCGGGCCGGTTTCACTCATAAACCGCCGCGCGCCCGTCTTTTCTCTCGACGCGTTTCAGGGCGGTGTCATAAAAAAAATCAGCCTCGGGGATTTCCGTGGGAAATGGCTGGTCCTGTATTTTTATCCGGCCGACTTCACCTTCGTATGTCCCACTGAGCTGAAGGAGCTGGCTGACTTCTACCCTGAGTTTAAAAAGCTGGGTGCTGAGATAGCCGGCGTAAGCACCGACTCGGTCTATGTCCACAGGGCATGGCACGGTCAGAATGAGCTGGTGAAGGCTGTAACCTATCCGATGCTTTCCGACCGCAACGGCCGGCTGAGCAGGGCCTTCGGCGTCTACAATGAGGACGCCGGCACGGCCTACCGGGCCAGCTTCGTCATCAATCCCGACGGCGTCATCGTGGCATGCGAGATCCATGACGACGCTATCGGCAGGAGCGCCGAGGAGCTGCTCCGCAAGGTGTCGGCCGCGGTTACGGTCGGGAAAGGCGGCGGTTATTGCCCGGCGGGATGGAAACAGGGCGAAGCGCTTATCAAGCCGCAATAA
- a CDS encoding CoA transferase subunit A, with the protein MAVYDYNRDAIANLKIEDASILDPLINFASAREAHLRKDHSRRDKRLSLKEAIGEFVRDGDVLSDTGFSYVRTPMQAYFEILRQKKKNIQMIGSPNSNQSYMIAFGAARYSHNSYSGAEMRGYDRAYSRAVIEGKTKILSEWSHGTMAQGFKAAQLGVPGVFSKQLLGSDILKYNAYVKVMQNPMRSDPDPVVFVPALYPDIAIIHVQAADRFGNARMYGPPINDIALAAAARRIIVTAEEIVPPGDIRSNNKGVVIPFTCVDAVVELPYGAAPGSMPGCYYWSRQWWEKLMRWACQSQKNIDEYFEYWVFTSKDQFDFIEKLGGARWIANSRRLTKAEEYDNEDLGFDFSYEEFKSIETESGIYY; encoded by the coding sequence ATGGCGGTCTACGATTATAACCGGGATGCAATAGCCAATCTTAAAATTGAAGATGCTTCCATACTCGATCCGCTTATTAATTTCGCCTCCGCTCGCGAAGCGCACCTCAGGAAAGACCACTCGCGCCGTGATAAAAGGCTTTCCCTCAAGGAGGCCATCGGCGAATTCGTGAGGGACGGCGACGTGCTGTCGGATACCGGTTTCAGCTATGTCCGGACCCCGATGCAGGCCTACTTCGAAATACTCCGCCAGAAAAAAAAGAACATCCAGATGATCGGCTCGCCGAACTCGAACCAGAGCTACATGATCGCCTTCGGCGCCGCGCGGTATTCCCACAATTCCTATTCAGGCGCGGAGATGCGCGGATACGACCGGGCCTATTCGCGGGCCGTCATAGAGGGTAAGACGAAGATACTGTCCGAGTGGAGCCACGGCACCATGGCCCAGGGCTTCAAGGCGGCCCAGCTCGGCGTCCCGGGCGTGTTCAGCAAGCAGCTCCTCGGCTCGGACATACTGAAGTACAACGCCTACGTGAAGGTGATGCAGAACCCGATGCGCTCCGACCCGGACCCGGTGGTCTTCGTGCCTGCCCTGTACCCGGACATCGCCATCATCCATGTCCAGGCGGCGGACCGCTTCGGCAACGCCCGGATGTACGGCCCGCCGATAAACGATATCGCCCTGGCGGCTGCGGCGCGGCGGATCATCGTCACCGCCGAGGAGATCGTGCCCCCGGGCGACATCAGGAGCAACAACAAGGGCGTGGTCATCCCCTTTACCTGCGTGGACGCCGTCGTCGAGCTGCCCTACGGCGCGGCGCCCGGGAGCATGCCAGGCTGCTACTACTGGTCGCGACAGTGGTGGGAAAAGCTGATGCGCTGGGCCTGCCAGTCCCAGAAGAACATCGATGAATACTTCGAATACTGGGTCTTCACCTCGAAAGACCAGTTTGACTTTATAGAAAAGCTGGGCGGGGCCAGATGGATCGCCAATTCGCGCCGCCTCACCAAGGCGGAGGAATATGACAATGAAGACCTTGGGTTTGATTTCTCATACGAGGAGTTCAAATCGATTGAAACCGAGTCCGGCATTTACTACTGA
- a CDS encoding GNAT family N-acetyltransferase, with translation MIRRCVESDFEAMFGIINDAAQAYRGVIPGDRWHDPYMPREELRREIEDGVQFWGYDENGTLIGVMGIQDVIDVTLIRHAYVTTKERRKGIGAKLLSELVTKTDRPLLIGTWADASWAISFYRKHGFRLVTPEEKDRLLKKYWKIPPRQVETSVVLSDR, from the coding sequence ATGATACGCAGATGCGTTGAATCCGACTTTGAGGCCATGTTCGGCATCATCAACGACGCGGCCCAGGCCTACCGGGGCGTGATCCCCGGGGACCGGTGGCACGATCCCTACATGCCGCGGGAAGAGCTGCGTCGCGAAATCGAGGACGGCGTGCAATTCTGGGGTTATGATGAAAACGGAACTCTAATCGGAGTAATGGGGATCCAGGATGTGATCGACGTTACATTGATTCGCCATGCCTATGTTACAACGAAAGAGCGGAGGAAGGGCATCGGCGCAAAGCTCCTCTCGGAACTTGTCACGAAAACAGACAGGCCCCTCCTCATCGGGACCTGGGCCGACGCGTCATGGGCCATCAGCTTCTACCGGAAACACGGATTTCGTCTGGTCACGCCCGAAGAAAAAGACAGGCTCCTGAAAAAATACTGGAAGATACCGCCGCGGCAGGTGGAAACATCGGTTGTCCTTTCCGACCGATAA
- a CDS encoding response regulator: protein MDNYSILIVEDEAITALDVKNFLLGFGFNVVGIVSTGEEAIEQAERIRPDIILMDIILAGKIDGIAASMTIKERYDIPVIYMTGNADIMTVNRARETAPYGYIVKPINRQNLYSTIDTALHRHYLETELKKKREELETANVTMEEGKERYKKLFDNSGDAILIMKNNVFVDCNRRTMEIFGCGQDDIIGHRFDELSSPRQPDGGDSAMMGDEKIHAALGGMPQYFEWLHSRKDGSSFNAEISLNTIELRSGIHLQVIVRDISDRKRAEAEKERIQAQLIQAQKMEAIGTLAGGIAHDFNNMLGGIIGSLNLIDLLTEKENLVQKEALRKYLDTAMESSRRAAETTKQLLTLSRRQELSFAPVDITQSLRNVQKICKNSFPKSINLDFIIQDLPLMANADFTQVEQILLNLCVNASHAMTIMRPEGSKMGGSLTVQAARIKCDAEFSALHPQAQTGIDYIRISVSDTGIGMNEDVRKCIFEPFFTTKAQGSGTGLGLAMVYSIINQHTGFIDVYSEEGSGSTFTVYLPAIEEGAVHGVSKEKPDGIIRGAGRILVIDDEPAILRIARGMLEQCGYEVVTADNGKEGIAIYEQGPDPFDAVVLDLSMPGISGHEVLKRLREINPSVRVLVTSGLAEDEEIKKITSGGYGGFMQKPYTAAEFSSNLKNLLAP, encoded by the coding sequence ATGGATAATTATTCAATACTCATTGTCGAAGACGAAGCCATCACCGCCCTCGATGTGAAGAACTTTCTCCTGGGCTTCGGCTTTAACGTCGTCGGCATCGTTTCCACCGGCGAAGAGGCCATCGAGCAGGCCGAGCGGATCCGCCCCGACATCATCCTCATGGACATCATCCTGGCCGGCAAGATCGACGGTATAGCCGCTTCCATGACCATAAAGGAGCGGTATGACATACCGGTCATTTACATGACGGGCAACGCCGATATCATGACCGTCAACAGGGCCCGCGAAACCGCTCCGTACGGCTATATCGTGAAGCCGATCAACCGCCAGAACCTCTACTCCACCATCGACACCGCCCTGCACCGCCACTACCTGGAAACCGAGCTGAAAAAGAAAAGAGAGGAGCTCGAGACGGCCAACGTGACCATGGAGGAGGGAAAGGAGCGTTACAAGAAGCTTTTCGACAACTCCGGGGACGCCATCCTCATCATGAAAAACAACGTTTTCGTGGATTGCAACAGGCGCACCATGGAAATCTTCGGCTGCGGCCAGGATGATATCATCGGGCACAGGTTTGATGAATTATCGTCGCCCCGCCAGCCGGACGGCGGAGATTCAGCGATGATGGGGGACGAAAAGATACATGCCGCCCTGGGCGGCATGCCCCAATACTTTGAATGGCTCCACTCCCGCAAGGACGGCAGCTCCTTCAACGCCGAAATCAGCCTTAATACGATCGAGCTGCGCTCGGGGATCCACCTCCAGGTCATCGTGCGGGACATCAGCGACCGGAAGCGGGCCGAGGCGGAAAAGGAGCGGATACAGGCCCAGCTCATCCAGGCGCAGAAGATGGAAGCCATCGGGACCCTGGCGGGCGGCATCGCCCACGACTTCAACAACATGCTCGGCGGCATCATCGGGAGCCTCAACCTGATAGACCTGCTGACGGAGAAGGAAAACCTGGTCCAGAAAGAGGCCCTCAGGAAATACCTGGATACGGCCATGGAATCGTCGCGCAGGGCAGCGGAAACCACCAAGCAGCTCCTTACCCTGTCGCGGCGCCAGGAGCTCAGCTTTGCGCCTGTTGACATCACCCAGTCCCTGAGGAACGTGCAGAAAATCTGCAAGAACAGCTTCCCGAAATCCATCAACCTTGATTTCATCATTCAGGACCTCCCCCTGATGGCCAACGCCGATTTCACCCAGGTCGAGCAGATCCTCCTCAACCTGTGCGTGAACGCTTCCCACGCCATGACCATCATGCGACCCGAAGGATCGAAGATGGGAGGATCGCTGACAGTGCAGGCCGCCAGGATAAAATGCGACGCGGAATTCTCCGCACTCCATCCCCAGGCGCAGACCGGCATCGATTATATCCGCATATCCGTAAGCGATACCGGAATCGGCATGAACGAGGACGTCCGCAAATGCATCTTTGAGCCTTTCTTCACCACCAAGGCCCAGGGGAGCGGCACCGGCCTCGGACTCGCCATGGTCTACAGCATCATCAACCAGCACACCGGTTTTATCGACGTTTATTCCGAAGAGGGCAGCGGCTCAACCTTCACGGTCTACCTTCCCGCCATTGAAGAAGGCGCCGTCCATGGCGTTTCCAAGGAAAAGCCCGACGGCATAATCCGCGGCGCCGGGCGCATCCTCGTCATTGACGATGAACCGGCCATCCTCCGCATCGCCCGGGGCATGCTCGAGCAGTGCGGCTACGAGGTCGTCACGGCCGACAATGGGAAAGAGGGTATCGCGATTTACGAGCAGGGGCCCGATCCCTTTGATGCCGTCGTTCTTGACCTCTCCATGCCGGGGATCTCCGGCCACGAAGTGCTGAAACGTCTCCGCGAGATCAACCCCTCGGTCAGGGTCCTGGTCACATCGGGCCTTGCCGAGGACGAGGAGATAAAAAAGATAACCTCCGGCGGCTACGGCGGCTTCATGCAGAAGCCCTATACTGCTGCCGAATTCTCATCCAATCTTAAAAATCTGCTTGCGCCGTAG
- a CDS encoding alpha/beta hydrolase, whose translation MAPVAEELCRGHGVLEPLQTKSTIDSQVLELLGVLRLKAELPVTLIGHSWGAWLAFIFASRYPEMMNKCILVGAGPFEERYVPVMNETRRKRLTAGERREAETLTLALESPGAKNRKEILKKLGDLIARADSYDPISIDKETTDLRPGIFLPVMKEALELRKSGALLDMGKNITCPVIAIHGDHDPHPYRGVIDPLSRNIRLFKPILLTRCGHYPWKERHGRDEFFSILNSELRFA comes from the coding sequence ATGGCGCCCGTGGCGGAAGAGCTATGCCGGGGCCACGGGGTCCTGGAGCCCCTGCAGACCAAATCGACCATAGACAGCCAGGTCCTGGAGCTGCTCGGCGTTTTGCGCCTGAAAGCGGAGCTCCCGGTAACCCTGATAGGCCATTCCTGGGGCGCCTGGCTTGCCTTTATCTTCGCCTCGCGATATCCCGAAATGATGAATAAATGCATCCTTGTCGGCGCCGGACCCTTCGAAGAGCGCTACGTTCCCGTCATGAATGAAACAAGACGAAAACGACTCACCGCCGGGGAACGACGTGAAGCCGAGACTTTGACCCTGGCCCTGGAGTCGCCCGGCGCGAAAAACAGGAAAGAGATATTGAAGAAGCTGGGCGACCTGATCGCCAGGGCGGATTCCTATGACCCGATCAGCATCGACAAAGAAACGACGGACCTTCGGCCCGGGATATTTCTGCCTGTGATGAAGGAAGCCCTGGAGCTTCGTAAAAGCGGGGCCCTCCTGGATATGGGGAAGAACATCACGTGCCCTGTTATTGCTATTCACGGAGATCATGATCCCCATCCCTACAGGGGAGTCATTGACCCCCTCTCGCGAAACATCAGGCTTTTTAAGCCGATCCTCCTCACACGCTGCGGCCATTACCCGTGGAAAGAACGACACGGCCGGGATGAGTTTTTTTCTATCCTGAATAGCGAACTCAGGTTTGCCTGA
- a CDS encoding lysoplasmalogenase has translation MAGIGIYWIALIPGIVTTILFIALRVKKVSVPVLVTKAAASVFFISTACAALAVNSMALSYGLLIIIGLVCGLLGDIWLDLKYIYLQDRDAYLYAGFYSFFVGHLFFLAAIFSHYNWTPVTLVLSIAPALIGAAATVALEKPMKLIYGKFKPTCFIYGFILMAMAASSIVAAVVTGETVWIVMSIGGVLFLLSDFMLSGTYFGEGKNTPVYVVMNHVLYYAAQFVIASSVLFAD, from the coding sequence ATGGCTGGCATCGGCATATACTGGATCGCACTTATTCCCGGCATTGTGACAACGATTCTTTTCATTGCGTTGAGAGTTAAAAAAGTGAGCGTGCCCGTACTTGTCACGAAGGCGGCCGCAAGCGTATTTTTCATATCAACGGCCTGTGCGGCGCTTGCCGTGAACTCAATGGCGCTTAGCTACGGCCTCCTTATTATTATCGGCCTTGTCTGCGGTCTTCTGGGAGACATCTGGCTGGACCTTAAATATATTTATCTCCAGGACAGGGATGCGTATCTCTACGCCGGGTTCTATTCCTTCTTTGTGGGTCACCTCTTCTTTTTGGCGGCGATATTCTCGCATTATAACTGGACACCAGTAACGCTTGTGCTGTCAATAGCGCCGGCGCTCATCGGCGCGGCAGCGACAGTGGCGTTGGAAAAACCCATGAAATTGATTTACGGTAAGTTCAAGCCCACCTGTTTCATATACGGCTTTATTTTGATGGCAATGGCCGCATCGTCTATTGTGGCGGCAGTTGTAACAGGCGAAACGGTCTGGATAGTCATGTCAATCGGCGGGGTGTTATTTTTACTCTCCGACTTTATGCTTTCCGGAACGTATTTCGGCGAGGGAAAAAACACGCCGGTATATGTTGTTATGAATCACGTCCTCTACTACGCGGCGCAGTTCGTGATCGCCTCATCTGTTCTCTTTGCGGATTAA